The nucleotide window TCTTGAGAAAACCATACTGTTCAGGCCGCTGCGCACACTAATGAAGAACCCACACCAATCATCGGCCAGGACACCCCAAATTGTTCCCAGAGGCTACTGGACATTCTGGTGCTTGTTCTCAGTTCTGGGTGGTGTTGGCGGCATCGTTGTGGCGTTTGTCTCCGAGACGGAGCACAAGGTTGTTTTCGCCACGATTTCCGTCGCATGGAGCCTTGCTTGGGCGGTAGTTTATTGGAGGATCCGACGTGAATCGAACGCGACTTCTTGAGAATCAAAATTCCGGGCGGTTGCGAGGAAGAGAAGCTGCATCCGTGGCTGGTGTTCGTATCACGGTTGTCCGGGGCGTGAGTTCCACGACCGGTGGCCCGGCACCGGTCGCACGGCACGACCCACGTTCGCTCCGGAGAGTAAACAGCGCCTTCACTTTCAACAAAGGTCACTGGCCAGGTCTATGTCCTTGACTCCCGAAGTGCCAATTCCGAACCCGCCCATTTCAGCCGAAGAGCAGGCGGCTGCCGATTTGCTTGGCGAGCAGGACCTCGAAGCAATTGACGCGTGTATTTTGAGTCATTGCACCGATCGATTCTACAAGGTTGCGCGTATCATGGGACAGACACAGGATGAGCTTGCGCACCAATTCCCAAAGTTGTCATACGTCTTTTACACATACCGTCTCAAGCATCTGGTGGATGCCGGCCGTTTGATTGCGGCGGGAGATGTGTTCAAGATGCGATTTAGTGAAGTGCGTCTTGCACACTAATTGAGAAACAAACTCGCCAAGTGGTTTGGTTGTGAGGGAGACGAGTGGTAATCCGCAGGTGACGGCACTTTGGTTGAGGTGCTTGGCCTTCAGTTTTTTCTCCGCCGCGGCGCAAACGTTCGGGTTATAGCTTCCCGGTATTTGATTAGGTGCCACCGGCAAGCGGGCAGTTCCATGCCCGCCGCTCCGGTTCGGGCGCGGATTGACGCTGGACTCGCTGGACCTCGCGGAGTAGAAGGTCTCCATGGTCGCGGAACCTCATTCCGTTGATGTCTGGGACGTGCATCCCACCACCGGCGCCTCGGCGCTACACCGGCGGCGGAACCCACGTTTACTCCGGAGAGCAAGCACCTCTTCCACTTTCAACCAAAGCCATACTGTCTGAGCGAGTCCACTCGCATGAGCACATTATCCATCGCACTGCCTTGCGAGATTACCTACGAGTGGTCACCAGACCTCGTGAAACTGGGAGCGCGCCGGTTCATCCTTCGCCAAGCAGGACGGAGACTGGTGGTTTTCCTCTGCATCATGGCTGTCCTTGTTGCAGCACTCGCTTTCATGGGCGAGGCGTCTTGGTGGCTGCTCGCGATTGTCGCAGTGTTTCCGCCATTCCTTTGGTTGGTTTACCATTTCAGAGTCACGCGGATTCGCCATGAGATGTCGGACCGCCGAGTTATTGTGCGAGTTCAGCCGGGGAGCAGTGCGAAAGGCGGCTGCAACTTGTATCACGGGTGCGTGACCTCATTCCGAACGATGATGCGGTCGAGCAATGGCGCCCACGCGTCGTCATTTTCGAAGCGGATGGCATTGGTTTCTCCGGCCCGGAGCGGAACTTCAACGCTGACCGTGCCGCGGACGTTTTCGCCGTGGGTGTCGGGAAAGTGAAGGGTTACGCTCGCCGCGCCATTCACGCTCATCTTGGCCATGTGATTGCCGGCGGCCGCGTAGTCAATATCGAGCCGGCAGGTGCCGGCGCCGGGCGCGGCGATGCGGTTGAATTGCAGGGTGTTGGTGGCGCCCCGGCCGATTCCTTCCACGGCGGCCACGCCGGAGAATCCGTCAAGTCTGCAGCGGACATGAGCGAGCCCGGAGAAGGTGTTGTAGGCCGATTCGGCTTCGTAAGAGCGCGGGCGGGACCAATCATACGCGCCCTGCACCGACAACATCACGACGCCGTGCGAGGGCACGTTCCTTGCCCTGTAGCCGTCGAGCACCTCGCCGAGGTTCTCGTGTGCCCACAGGTCACTCACGGTTGCGACCCCGGCTTGCAGCCCCAAATCTGTCCACCGCACCGGAATGTCCAGGGCCTGGTCGGTCCGATTGAGAAGGAGAACCGCGATCCGGCCGGAGGTGAAGCTGCCCAGCGGCTTGGCATAGACCTCCCCCGCACCGTCACACGGCACACGGCGGCCGCTGGCGCCAAGAGGATCTTGGTCAACAGTGATCACCTCCCGATTCTTGAGGATTTCCAATTGAGCCTTGTTGATCACCGGAACCGGCCCGGAGGAACCCAGGTAAGGTGGACGGATGTCGCAGCCGAGGATCAGCGGCGCGCCACGAATGGCCCACATGCTGAAATGCGACTTGGCCTCCTCGTTGGAGATGCCGAACAACCCCACGACCATCATGTCGAGATCATTCCAATGACCGGGCGCCTGGGCCCACCAGTAGGGTTCAGCCGTGTCGAATTCACGCAGGATGTCGGCCCACGTGCCATGCCCCAGACGCAACGTGATGTCACCGCCCACACGCCAAAGGTTGGCCATGCGGGGGGCGAAATCGAAAGGGAAGGTTTCGGGCGTGGAAAGACTGATGACGATCGGTCGCCGCGAGGCGTTGTTGGCCAGCGCATGGCAGATGGCCAGGAAGTTGCCCGGCCCATGGTCGTCGACCTTGATATAGTCCCATCCCCATGCCGCATACTGGTTGGCGTCGGACTGTTCGTGGTGAAATGCCCCGTATTGGGCCGGCTGGCAGTAGCCAAGCTCGCCGATGTCGGTGTAGCCGGCCACCTTGAGTCCTTTTGAATGGATATAATCGCAGACGCTCTGGATGCCATTGGGCCACCGTTGGGCATCCTCGATGATCCGGCCCCGCGCATCCCGACCGGGAGTCGTCGAAGCATTCCACCATGCCCCATCAAAGGCGAGGAGGTAAACGTAGCCGCAATCTTTGAGCCCAGTGCTGACCAACGCGTCGGCGATTTGGCGGGCCAGCGCGTCGCTCGAACCGGGGTGGTCGCCGAAGACATTCCAGCCGGACCAACCCATCGGGGGAAGCGGAGCGTTCTGGGCAACGTTCTGGGCCGGCACCGGCCAGGCATCCAGCCCGTTGAAATGCCGGTTCGCATCATGATACGCGGGAATCTTGAATGGGTATCCCTCCGCGGCGCAGGCCGTCCGATTTGCCACGATCCAACCCGCCGCCACCAGCATGAACAGGCTGCGGCCAATTCGGCGCCATCTCGCACGGCCCATCGGGCGGGATGCGCCCCCCGATACTTCAGCCCGACTTTTCAGAGGCCGGCCTTTTGCCGGCGCATTGCGGATCATAAAAAAGGTCCTCACTTTTGACATGTTCAAGCCTCGCGTTTTTTACACCAATTCCAGGAATGCTGTGGCCAAGGGAGATGAGGTTTCCCGTCACTCCGTTCCTGCGCTCTGATGGGAGAGCGAGGGTGGCCGCCAGCTGGGTGAAGGGCTGCGGATACGGCGGCGACATGATTAATTGCATTGCGCCAACGGTCCCTCCCGAGCGCACAGTTGCCGACGGTGAAAGCATCAAATTCACTCAGACAAAAATGCCGCCAGCCCATTCACGGGCTGGCGGCCTGACGGTTCAAAGCGCTCAAGGCGTTCAAAGCACTTCCGTTTGTCCCGGCAGCGGAATCTTGTAGAGGCCGTTGGCGTCGGGCAGTGATTTCGGCAGCGCATCCCACGCGAGCCGGTCCGGGAACAGGTTCACCTTGGAGTTGATGGCCGCGTCCCACTCGATCATCTGGCCGGAGTAGGTCGCCATGCGGCCGAGAATCGCGGTCATCGTGCTCTTGGCGCCATACTCGGCGTTGTTGATGGGTTTGTTGTTGCGGATGCAGTCGAAGAGCACGTCGTGCTCGACCTGTTGCGGATCTTTCTGCCGTTCGCGGTAGGCCCATTCGGCGCCGCCGGCCGGCCGGATGACGTGGCTGCTGATGGTGGCGGTGCCCTTGGTGCCGGTCACGTGTTCGGACACACTGTTCCAGCAGTCCGGAATGTGGCGGCACTGGCTGAAGAGCCGCGAGCCGTCGGCGTATTCGAACTCCACGAAGTGGTGGTCGAAGATTTCGCCGTAGTCCAGCCCCTTGCGAACCTGGCAGCCGCCCTGCCCCTGCGCGCGCACCGGATAGCCGCCCTTGACCCAGTTGATGACGTCGATGTTGTGGATGTGCTGCTCCAGAATGTGGTCGCCGCAGATCCAGGTGAAGTAATACCAGTTGCGCATCTGGTATTCCATTTCGGTGAGCTTGCGGCCCGCCTGCTTTTCCAAATCCGCCCGCCGGTGCAGCCACGGCGTCTGACCGTCCCAATAAGCGCGCGCCGCCACGATGTCGCCGATGGCGCCATCCTGGATGCGCTTGACGGTTTCGAGGTAGCCGGCCTGGTAGCGGCGTTGCAGGCCGACCACGATCTTGAGGTTCTTCGGCTTCGCCGCTTCCGCCGCCGCAAGCACCCGCCGCACGCCGGGCGCGTCCGTTGCCACCGGCTTTTCCATGAAAACGTGTTTGCCTTGATTGACCGCCTCCTCGAACTGCATTGGCCGGAACCCCGGGGGCGTGGCCAGAATCACCACGTCGGCCAGGGCGATGGCCTGCTTGTAGGCGTCGAAGCCGATGAACTGGCGGTCCGCCGGCACATCGACCTTGTCACCATGCCGGTCAGCCAGCCCCTTCAAGCTGCCGCTCAACCGGTCTTCAAACGCATCCGCCATGGCGACCAGTTTGACGGGGCCGTCGGTGCTCAGTGCCTGGCCCGCCGCCGCCGTGCCCCGGCCGCCACAGCCGATCAGGGCAATTTTGAGGGTGTTGTCTTCCGCGGCGAAGGCGGAGCGCTCCACCGACAGCGCGCCCAGAACGGAGGCGCCGGCCAGCGCGGCCGACGTGGTGCGCAAAAATTCCCGGCGGGTGACGTGTGATTCCGTCGTTTCGTTAGGCTTTGGATTCATGATGACTTTCTGGTTTTAAGGATCGCAAACCGCGTTCCGCATGGCTCTTGGGGTCGCCGCCAATACACCCTGCCGCCGCGAATAAAGCAAGCCGCGACACGCGTCCCGCAAGGAGCGGCACCCCAACACACGGATGCGCCATCAGACTCCGGCCGGCGGAGAAAAATTCAGGCGAATTTCACTCCCCGCGATACACGCAGCGCGCCGTGCAGGTCTCGGCCACGACGATTTCCGTCAGCAACGGCAGCTTGGGTCGGAGCCGGCGCCAGATCCAGGCGGCGACGTTTTCGCTGGTGGGATTTTCGAGACCGGGAATCTCGTTCAAATAGTAGTGGTCGAGCCGGGCCCAAATCGGTTTAAACGCGGCGGAAATATCCGCGTAATCCATCACCCAGCCGAGCTGGGGGTCGCATTCGCCGGCGACAACAATTTCCACCTGGAAACTGTGGCCGTGCAGGCGGCGGCACTTGTGCGTCTTCGGCAGGCCGGGCAACAAGTGGGCGGCCTCGAATTGAAACGACTTGCGCAATTCCATCTTCATAAATTCACAGCTCCAAATCCGTCCAAGTCACCAAATCCGCCAACGCGGGCCGGCCGTCGTGATGCCAGGCCAGGGACGGCTCCTGCATCCGGCCCACGGGACAGACGCGCGTCGCGCCCCACCGTGCCAAGGTGGTGGCCACATCGGTCATGGTGTGTTCCGGCACGGCCACGCCGATCGTGGAAACCTGCTCACGCACCGCGTCCGCCGCGTGCAGAGCCTCGCCGAGATTGGCCACCGGCTTCACGTAAACGAAGCGGTTGAGGCAGGACAATTGGAAGCGCGGATCGGCCTCATACACCACTGTCCACGCCGTGGAATCGGGGCTGGCCCACTGGCGCGTCGCCGCCGAATTGGCCGCGCGAATTTCATAAATGCCCCGCCGCGACGCGATGGCGGCCGCGGATTCGGCGGACGTCGCTCCGCGCGGCTCGGTCGTTTCGCGCCCGGCCAGTTCCGCCGCCAGGAGCTCCGCAAAGCGTTCGCCGTCCACTTCGCCGCCTTGCTCGACGTAAATGACGTGCGGCGACAGGCAGCCCAGTTGATTCCACGCGGTCACATCCGCCGCGGCCCGGCCGACCACGCGGCCCAGGTGCAGGCCGGTCAACACGGATGCCGCAACGAACGCAAAGCTGACCCGATGGCCATAACCGAGAAAGCGCCGCCCGGCCGGCAGGCGCTGGCGGATCAGGGCAAGCGTTTCATCGGTGCCGGTGGCCGTGACGCAACTGGCCTCCGCAAACAACCGCTCCTCCAGCGGCAGATTGCCGCCCCGCCATATGGCCAGTTCAAGACAGGCGGCCAGTTTGGGCTCCGTCTCACGCAGCGAATGAGCGAAGAGCCGCGGCAGCAACGCCGTGCCCGAGGCGCATTTGACAAATTGCGCCGAGCGCACCAGCAGGCCCAAAACCATGCTCATGAGCGCCGGGCTCGGCAAATTTCCCGCCGTCACGTGCACCAGCAATTCCGGCCCCGCCGCCCAAGCGGCCCGCCCATGGCGCATTTCGTGGTCGGTCGCACAAAACGCGTCCAGCCGCGAGCCGTGTCCCAGTTCGGTCACCACGAGCGCATTCAGCTTTTCCGTGGTTAGTTCGCCAAAGAACGCGTCCAGGCCGCGCGCCAATGTTTCACGGGAAAAGCCCAGTTCGGCCGGGCCGGCTTCCAGCGCGAGACGACGAAACTGGTTTTCCGGCTTCAGCCAGTCCGCAGCCAGGGCGCTCAGGGCATTGATCACGCTCGCCGTGTTGCGGTGCGCGAGGTATTGCGCGCGATTCTTTTTCAACGTCTGGCACGCCTCGGTGATCATCCCCGGCGTCAGCGCGGCTTCCGGCGGCAGGTCGGCAAGGAAGTAATTGGGCAGATTCACTGTTCGCAACGGTTGATGCTGATTTAGTGCACGTCCGCCGGCATCAAGGAACAGCCGCGCGGTTCCGCCGCCACGGCGCGGCCAATCAGTTCAAAACCCGCGGCGCGGCGGATGGCCAGGTCCTCCGTTTGCAGGGCGAGCACCGAGTAAACATTGGCGAGGTCGAAAATGCGAACCAGGCCGGATTCGCCCGGTGCGACGTCGCGGCCGGTTTCCGGTGAGACAACCTGGACGCGCGTCCACGACGGAAAGGCAAAGGCGCGCGCCGCCGCGAGCTGATCGTCCGTCGCCGCGCCCGCCACACCATCGTAAGCCTGGGAACTGAG belongs to Verrucomicrobiia bacterium and includes:
- the queD gene encoding 6-carboxytetrahydropterin synthase QueD is translated as MKMELRKSFQFEAAHLLPGLPKTHKCRRLHGHSFQVEIVVAGECDPQLGWVMDYADISAAFKPIWARLDHYYLNEIPGLENPTSENVAAWIWRRLRPKLPLLTEIVVAETCTARCVYRGE
- a CDS encoding acyl-CoA reductase — translated: MNLPNYFLADLPPEAALTPGMITEACQTLKKNRAQYLAHRNTASVINALSALAADWLKPENQFRRLALEAGPAELGFSRETLARGLDAFFGELTTEKLNALVVTELGHGSRLDAFCATDHEMRHGRAAWAAGPELLVHVTAGNLPSPALMSMVLGLLVRSAQFVKCASGTALLPRLFAHSLRETEPKLAACLELAIWRGGNLPLEERLFAEASCVTATGTDETLALIRQRLPAGRRFLGYGHRVSFAFVAASVLTGLHLGRVVGRAAADVTAWNQLGCLSPHVIYVEQGGEVDGERFAELLAAELAGRETTEPRGATSAESAAAIASRRGIYEIRAANSAATRQWASPDSTAWTVVYEADPRFQLSCLNRFVYVKPVANLGEALHAADAVREQVSTIGVAVPEHTMTDVATTLARWGATRVCPVGRMQEPSLAWHHDGRPALADLVTWTDLEL
- a CDS encoding Gfo/Idh/MocA family oxidoreductase — translated: MNPKPNETTESHVTRREFLRTTSAALAGASVLGALSVERSAFAAEDNTLKIALIGCGGRGTAAAGQALSTDGPVKLVAMADAFEDRLSGSLKGLADRHGDKVDVPADRQFIGFDAYKQAIALADVVILATPPGFRPMQFEEAVNQGKHVFMEKPVATDAPGVRRVLAAAEAAKPKNLKIVVGLQRRYQAGYLETVKRIQDGAIGDIVAARAYWDGQTPWLHRRADLEKQAGRKLTEMEYQMRNWYYFTWICGDHILEQHIHNIDVINWVKGGYPVRAQGQGGCQVRKGLDYGEIFDHHFVEFEYADGSRLFSQCRHIPDCWNSVSEHVTGTKGTATISSHVIRPAGGAEWAYRERQKDPQQVEHDVLFDCIRNNKPINNAEYGAKSTMTAILGRMATYSGQMIEWDAAINSKVNLFPDRLAWDALPKSLPDANGLYKIPLPGQTEVL